In Natranaeroarchaeum aerophilus, a single genomic region encodes these proteins:
- a CDS encoding RNA-guided endonuclease InsQ/TnpB family protein, giving the protein MAIEATRTYVGSIQNQRQVCDGLDSLGDSASKIWNVARWTADRIWDETGDIPDEGTLKAYMKNQPCWKDLNAQSSQKVIEELSDAFQSWFDLRHKFDEANPPGYRKHRDRRPKSTVTFKEDGFKHDPENNRVRLSKGSNLKENWSDFILCEYQTRPDVHLSEVNRVQNVRAVWNGDEWELHFVCKVELETNDSAGDGVAGIDLGITNIATVAFPDEYVLYPGNSLKQDKHYFTRTEYDTEGEDSPSEKSMWARRKLADRETHFYHTLTHTIIKECVERGVGTLAVSWPEDVRKSDWGKTGNKKLHTWAFDRIYQYLEYKGEMRGVEVLKENEWDTSKTCSRCGEDTKSNRVERGLYVCSSCELVGNADCNGAENMRQKITPSPHGEDRSNGCVAQPSVHLFDRESGTFNTREQVVS; this is encoded by the coding sequence ATGGCGATTGAGGCTACTCGCACCTACGTTGGTTCCATCCAGAACCAGCGACAGGTCTGTGATGGCCTTGATTCGCTTGGAGACTCTGCCTCGAAAATCTGGAACGTTGCACGATGGACAGCCGACCGCATCTGGGATGAGACTGGGGACATTCCAGATGAGGGAACGCTCAAAGCCTACATGAAGAACCAGCCGTGCTGGAAAGATCTGAACGCACAATCCAGTCAGAAAGTCATCGAAGAACTTTCTGACGCTTTCCAGTCGTGGTTCGACCTGCGACACAAGTTTGATGAGGCGAATCCGCCCGGCTACCGCAAACACCGCGACAGACGCCCCAAGAGTACAGTCACGTTCAAAGAAGACGGGTTCAAACACGACCCCGAGAACAACCGCGTCCGACTCAGTAAAGGCTCGAATCTCAAGGAGAATTGGTCGGACTTCATTCTCTGTGAATACCAGACGCGCCCAGACGTTCATCTCTCGGAAGTCAACCGAGTGCAAAACGTTCGCGCCGTCTGGAACGGTGACGAGTGGGAGTTGCACTTTGTCTGCAAGGTTGAACTCGAAACCAACGATTCCGCGGGCGACGGCGTTGCAGGAATCGACCTCGGAATCACGAACATCGCCACGGTCGCGTTCCCCGACGAATACGTGCTGTACCCCGGAAACTCGCTCAAACAGGACAAACATTACTTCACCCGAACTGAGTACGATACTGAGGGCGAGGACAGTCCGTCAGAGAAGTCGATGTGGGCACGTCGGAAACTCGCAGATCGGGAAACGCATTTCTACCACACGCTTACGCACACCATCATTAAGGAGTGTGTCGAACGTGGTGTCGGTACGCTCGCGGTGAGTTGGCCTGAAGACGTGCGAAAGTCAGACTGGGGGAAGACTGGGAACAAGAAACTCCACACCTGGGCGTTCGACCGCATCTACCAGTACCTCGAATACAAAGGCGAGATGCGTGGCGTTGAGGTGCTGAAAGAGAACGAGTGGGACACCTCGAAGACGTGTTCCCGGTGTGGTGAGGACACGAAGTCGAACCGTGTCGAACGTGGCCTGTACGTTTGTTCGTCGTGCGAGTTGGTCGGGAACGCGGATTGCAACGGGGCGGAGAACATGCGACAGAAGATAACTCCGAGTCCTCATGGTGAGGATAGGAGTAACGGCTGTGTGGCACAGCCATCGGTACACCTGTTCGACCGCGAGAGCGGGACGTTCAACACGAGAGAACAGGTCGTATCGTAA
- the xseA gene encoding exodeoxyribonuclease VII large subunit codes for MAGTDEESTDFDVDALEGSAWSVARLNAELDAVLTDAIDRFPTYVYGEISDVNSYDFGTFFELRDIDDEAVISCIAWSQSVATFEQPLEEGTAAIVRASVDFHAERGNTQLVVADYWPAGDSARTQELEQLRSQLESEGLLAEERKRPLPEYPECIGVVTSLSGSAREDFVSSVQARAAGVTIKLCGATVQGENAVPSLVGAIQRLERDSSVDIIVVTRGGGSDADLWCFNEEPVVRAIADASTPVVVAIGHEDDETLAEAVADRRAMTPTDAGVATTPNMDSVRQSVRQVERRVESAYAALAEERLVEYQHRIETAYSALEQQIAAQTATRQRLSDLDQRIASAYTAIVETRLTTLDQRIDTALRDIEHAAETDAVTAQAVQGRVGDLEARIDRAYQHRVDQELSAFNARIDNAYREMEADAKIEAGTAEARRLRIVVAILVGLLLLGAALVVLFLI; via the coding sequence ATGGCTGGGACAGACGAGGAGTCGACCGATTTCGATGTCGACGCGTTGGAAGGGAGTGCTTGGTCCGTCGCGCGACTCAACGCTGAACTCGACGCAGTCCTGACAGACGCCATCGATCGGTTTCCCACGTATGTCTACGGAGAAATTTCGGACGTCAACTCGTACGATTTTGGGACCTTTTTCGAGCTGCGGGATATCGACGACGAGGCCGTGATTTCGTGTATCGCGTGGTCCCAATCAGTTGCAACCTTCGAGCAGCCACTCGAAGAGGGAACCGCAGCGATCGTCCGGGCCTCGGTTGATTTTCATGCAGAACGAGGGAACACGCAACTAGTCGTAGCAGATTACTGGCCGGCCGGTGATTCCGCGCGCACACAGGAACTTGAACAACTGCGATCCCAACTGGAATCGGAGGGATTGCTCGCCGAGGAGCGAAAGCGTCCGCTTCCGGAGTATCCGGAGTGTATCGGTGTCGTAACGTCGCTGTCGGGGTCCGCGCGTGAAGACTTCGTGAGTAGCGTTCAAGCGCGCGCAGCGGGGGTAACGATCAAACTGTGCGGCGCGACAGTCCAGGGAGAGAACGCTGTTCCATCGCTTGTCGGCGCGATCCAACGACTCGAACGCGACTCTTCGGTCGATATAATCGTCGTCACGCGTGGTGGCGGGTCCGATGCTGACCTCTGGTGTTTCAACGAAGAACCGGTCGTCCGTGCAATCGCTGATGCATCGACTCCCGTTGTGGTTGCCATCGGTCACGAGGACGATGAGACGCTCGCCGAAGCCGTCGCCGACCGGCGAGCGATGACGCCGACCGATGCGGGTGTGGCGACGACGCCGAATATGGACTCGGTTCGACAGTCCGTCAGGCAGGTAGAACGCCGTGTAGAGAGTGCGTATGCAGCACTTGCCGAGGAACGACTTGTTGAGTACCAGCACCGCATCGAGACCGCGTATTCAGCGCTTGAGCAACAAATTGCAGCACAGACGGCGACACGGCAACGACTTAGCGATCTCGATCAGCGCATTGCATCAGCATACACCGCCATCGTCGAGACTCGGTTGACGACGCTTGACCAGCGAATTGACACAGCATTACGAGACATCGAACATGCTGCCGAAACGGATGCTGTAACGGCTCAGGCTGTCCAAGGGCGTGTCGGTGATCTTGAAGCACGGATCGACAGAGCGTACCAGCATCGCGTCGACCAGGAACTCTCAGCATTTAATGCCCGAATTGACAACGCGTATCGAGAGATGGAGGCGGACGCCAAGATCGAAGCTGGGACGGCCGAAGCACGGCGACTCCGCATCGTCGTTGCTATTCTAGTCGGGCTGTTACTCCTCGGAGCTGCACTGGTTGTGTTGTTCTTGATTTAA
- a CDS encoding exodeoxyribonuclease VII small subunit — protein MAAYEDVDIESRIDRLEEIAETLEDGDVGLETARELREEADDHLVALREALDVDDGELIEIDGAGSTAEDH, from the coding sequence ATGGCCGCATACGAGGATGTCGATATCGAGTCGCGGATCGACCGTCTCGAAGAGATTGCTGAGACACTTGAAGACGGCGACGTTGGGCTGGAAACCGCCAGGGAACTCCGCGAGGAGGCGGATGACCACCTCGTGGCGTTGCGGGAGGCACTGGATGTGGATGATGGGGAATTAATCGAAATAGACGGTGCTGGTAGCACAGCCGAAGATCACTGA